The genomic interval CGCTCCGCACCAAGAAGGAACGCCTGATGATGTCCCGCGAGCAGGAACGCCTTGAGCGTGACCTCGGCGGCATCAAGGACATGGGCAACCTGCCTTCGCTCCTGTTCGTCATCGACACCAACAAGGAAGCGAACGCGATCAAGGAAGCCCGTCGTCTGGGTATCCCAGTGATCGCCATCGTCGACACCAACTGCGATCCCGACACCGTTGACTATGCCATCCCAGGCAATGACGACGCGTCGCGCGCTCTTGAGCTCTATGTGTCGCTGGTCTCCAAGGCTGCGATCGACGGCATCGGCCGTTCGTCTTCGGCTCTCGGCACCGATCTCGGCGCATCCGATCGCGCACCGGCTGAAGACCTGCCGGCCGAAGAAGCACCTGCCGCTAACTAAGCACGCATCGCGTACTTCTTTCTGATCTGAACCATGCGGCCCCGACAACAGGGGCCGCCGAAAGGTATTATCATGGTTGAAATTACTGCAAGCCTGGTCAAGCAGCTCCGCGACGCAACCGGCGTGGGCATGATGGACTGCAAGAAGGCTCTGGCCGAAACCAATGGCGACATGGAAGCAGCGGTCGATTGGCTGCGCACCCGTGGCCTGGCCAAGGCTGCCAAGAAGGCTGATCGCGTTGCTGCTGAAGGTCTCGTTGGTGTCATCACCGCCGGCACCAAGGCTGCTGTCGTTGAAGTGAACTCGGAAACGGACTTCGTTGCCCGCAACGAACAGTTCCAGGGCATTGTCAGCAATATTGCCAAGCTCGGCCTCGACGCTGAGGGCGACGTCGTCAAGCTCGGCGAAATGCCGTTCCCAGGTTCGGGTCACTCGGTTTCGGCCGAACTGACCGAAGCGATCTCCAAGATCGGCGAAAACATGAACCTGCGCCGCACCGAGACCGTTTCGGTCTCCGATGGCGTGGTGGAAAGCTACGTGCACAACGCCGTCAAGCCAGGTCTTGGCAAGATCGGCATCCTGGTTGCTCTTGAGTCGACCGGTGACAAAGCTGCGCTGTCGGCTCTTGGCAAGCAGCTTGCCATGCACATCGCCGCTGCCCAGCCACAGGCGATTGCGCCTGAAGAGCTGGATCAGGACGTGGTTGCTCGCGAGCGCGCCATCATACTTGAGCAGGTCAAGGAATCGGGCAAGTCCGCCGAGATCGCTGAAAAGATGGTCGAAGGCCGCATGCGCAAGTACTTCGAAGAAGTCACGCTGCTGTCGCAGGTGTTCGTGGTCGACGGCGAAACCAAGGTCGCCGACGTTCTCAAGAACGCCGAGAAGGACGTTGGCGCTCCGATCAAGCTGACAAAGTTCGTGCGTTATGCACTGGGCGAAGGCATCGAGAAGGTCGAGACCGACTTCGCTGCTGAAGTCGCTGCGACCTCCGGCGTAAAGTAAGCGCCTCGCTATTGCGGGTGGGCCCAAGGGCCCGCTCGCTGCTCTCCCTATGGTCATGATTTGGCCGGGATCGAGCTTAAAACCCTGCCATATTGCCTTTTCATTCGGTGTGACGCCTTCATTTGAAGGCGTTTTTGCCATAGGGTCTGCCGGGCGTCGCCGGATTCGGACCCCGCTAGATTTTTTCCAAAGAGGGGTTTGCCGATGGCGCCTGCCTATAAACGCATTCTCCTCAAGGTTTCAGGCGAGGCGCTGGCGGGAGATAATTCCTTCGGTATTGAGCCCGCATTTCTGCAGGGCATAGCCAAGCAGATCGCCGATACGGCCAATACCGGTGTGCAGATTGCCATCGTTGTTGGCGGCGGCAATATTTTCCGAGGCATGGCCGGCGCGGCCGAGGGCACCGACCGGGTGACCGCCGATCTGATGGGCATGCTGGGCACGATGATCAATGCCCTCGCTCTTTCCAATGCCATTTCGCGCCAGGGTGCCAAGTGCAAGCCCTATAGCGCCGCTTCCATGCCATCGGTGGCCGACACTTTCACCGCTCGCGACGCCAAGTTGGCTCTCGAAGAGGGCTATGTGGTGGTGCTGGGCGGCGGTACGGGCAATCCGTTTTTTACCACAGACACAGCCTCGACCCTGCGGGCGATCGAGCTGGAATGTGATGTGGTGCTCAAGGGCACGAAGGTTGATGGCGTCTATTCCGAAGACCCCATGAAGAATCCGAATGCGACGCGCTACGACCACGTCAGTTATGACGAGGTTATCGGCAAGAACCTGCGCGTGATGGATACTGCCGCATTTGCGCTTGCTCGCGACAACTCCATGCCCATAATCGTATACGCACTCGACGACGCGGCCGGCTTGGCCGGTGTGCTGGCGGGAACTTCCCGTTACACGCGTGTCGGCGAGCCGATCTAGCCTAGAAGGATAAAAACAATGGCCGGTTACGACCTCACAGACCTCAAGAACCGCATGCAGAAATCCATTGCTTCGCTTCGCGAAGAGCTGGCCGGACTGCGGACCGGTCGCGCCAGCGCGAGCCTGCTTGAGCCGGTGACTGTTGAAGCCTATGGATCGCGCATGCCGCTGAACCAGGTTGCCACTGTGACCGTGCCTGAGCCCCGCATGCTGAGCGTGCAGGTTTGGGATCGCCAGATGGCCAACGCTGTCGAAAAGGCCATCCGTGATAGTGGCCTGGGTCTCAACCCGATGGGGGAGGGGCAGATCATCCGTGTGCCTCTGCCCGAGCTCAATGAGCAGCGCCGCAAGGAACTGGCCAAGGTTGCGCATAACTATGCCGAGGCCGCCCGCGTTGCGGTGCGCCACATCCGTCGTGATGGCATGGACGCGCTCAAGAAGGCCGAGAAGGATGGCGATCAGAGCCAGGACGATGCTCGTGTGCAGTCCGACCTCGTCCAGAAGGCCACCGACGCGGCCGTTGCTGAAATCGACCAAGTCGTGGCGTCGAAAGAAGCCGAAATCATGCAGGTCTAAGCCGACTACGCTGCGCCGGGAGGGCGTGGATGTCCATTGATCCAGCTATCATCGCCGATGTGTCCCAACGTCCGAGATTGCGTATTCCAACGCATCTCGGCGTTATTATGGATGGCAATGGACGCTGGGCGAAGGCGCGCGGCAAGCGGCGCACCGAAGGGCATATCGAGGGGGTCAAATCCCTCCGCAACCTCGTTGAACTCTGCATCAACTACGGCGTGGCGCATCTGACTGTATTCAGCTTCTCGTCAGAGAACTGGACGCGGCCTAAGGATGAAATTTCCTTTATTTTCAACCTTTTGCGCCGCTTCGTTGCGTCCGATTTGCAGCGTTTGATCCGCAATAATGTGCGGGTTCGGATCATCGGTAGCCGTGAGGGGCTGGAGGCAAGTCTCGTTCGCCTGATCGACGATGTGGAAGCCAAGACGGCCAAGAATACTGGGCTCGTTCTGATCGTGGCCTTCAATTATGGGGGCAAGGCCGAGATCGCTGATGCAACGCGCAAGATTGCGCGCGAAGTCGCTGCCGGCCGGTTATCCCCAGATTCAATTACCGAAGACACTATCGCATCGGCTCTTTATACTGCCGGTTTGCCGGATCCTGATCTTATTATTCGCACCAGCGGCGAACAAAGAATTTCAAATTTTCTTCTTTGGCAGGCTGCTTACGCCGAATTCATCTTTGTCGATGAGTATTGGCCCGATTTCGACGAGGCAAGCTTCGTCAGGGTGCTCGAGACCTTCTCGATGCGTGACAGACGCTTTGGCGGTATCGGGGCGAGTTAACTTGAGCAATCCAGGCGATCCTGCGCCAGAGTCTCCCGCAAATCGGCGTCGCACCTGGTCTGACCTTGGGCCCCGGTTTATTTCAGCCATGGTGCTTATCGCGCTGACGGCGACCACTCTTTATATCGGTGGCTATGTCTTTGCCGTCGTTGTCGGCGTCGTGTTCGCCCTTGCGTATCGCGAGTGGGAAACCATGGTGTCGCGCGCGCCGCTGACACCAGCCGGCATGGTGCTGATTGCTCTGGTTGCCGTGTCCGGCGCCATCTATCCCGCTTTCGGTCCTCTGGGGACGATTGCCGTGATCGCCGTGGCCTGCGTGGTCGCGATCTTCATGCGGGGGGAGGGCGTGCTCTGGCGCGTTCTGGGTCTCATCATATATGGCGCCATCATCATTGCCGTCATTGCCATGCGTGGTGACACCATTACCGGCGTCTGGGCCGGTGTCTATCTCGGCACCGTCGTGTGGATGACTGACTCCGCAGCCTTCTTTGCCGGCCGCCAGATTGGCGGTGAAAAGCTTGCGCCCGACATTTCGCCGTCCAAGACCTGGTCTGGTGCGCTCGGCGGTTTGGCGCTCGGTACTGGGGCAGGGCTGGTTGTGTGGATCGTGGCGACGGACTCGCCATGGTGGATCGGTCTTGTGCTGTCCGCGACGATCAGCGTACTAGGCCAGCTCGGCGATTTGAGCGAAAGTGCCATCAAGCGGCATTTTCGTATCAAGGATAGCGGCGACATCATCCCGGGCCATGGTGGCCTGATGGACCGGCTCGATAGCCTCACATTTGGCGTGTTGCTGGTGTTGTTGGTCGGCGCGCTACATGCTGGATATGGCTCTGTGGCTGAAGGGCTGCTCTACTGGTAGCAGGACCGGCGCGCGCGGAGCGCACACGGCCTAGCAGGGATATCCATGTTAGAATTCATCTATTGGCTTTTGTCCTATGTCATTCCGTTTCTTGCGGTTTTGACGGTCATCGTGTTCGTGCACGAGATGGGTCACTATCTGGTCGCCCGCTGGAACGGCATTGCGATCCAGACCTTTTCTGTCGGTTTCGGGCCTGAGATTTTCGGCTGGAACGACCGCCACGGTACGCGCTGGCGCGTTTCGGCGGTTCCGCTGGGCGGCTATGTGCGCTTTGTCGGCGACATGAACCCATCGGGTGGTGTGGATGACGAGGTCGTCGCCAATGCTGATCCACAACTGGCGCCACGCCTGTTCGTGAACAAGAATGTCTGGCAGCGCATTGCCGTGGTCATCGCTGGCCCGCTCGCCAATGTCATCCTGACCTTCCTCATTCTCTATGCCCTGCTGCTCGGCTATGGCCGCTACACGATCCCTCCGGTGATCGGGGACGTGATCGTCGGCTCCGTCGCCGAGGCCGCCGGGCTTGAGCCGGGCGATGTGATCCGTTCGGTCGACGGCTATGCCGTGCGCGGCTTTGAAGATTTCCAGCGGCTGGTGGCGACCAGCCCGGCACGGCCCGTGACGATCCAGCTGGATCGCGGCAGCACGGCCGAGACCATTGTCGTGGTCCCTGAAGTCACCGAGATTGAAGACCGTTTCGGCAATATGCAGCGGATTGGCCGTATTGGCGTCAGCCGCAGCACTGAGCCGTCGGACGTGACGCTCTACAAGCCCGGCCCGATCGAAGCCATTGGCATGACCGGCGAAGAAATTCGCTTCATCATCCAGCGAACTGCGGCGTTTATCGGCGACTTTTTCGTCGGTCGCGGCGATATCGAACAGCTTGGTGGACCTGTCAAAGTCGCCAAGGTTTCGGGCGAAGTAGCGACGCTGGGAATCATCGCACTCATAAATCTGACGGCTTTGCTCTCGCTAAATATCGGAATCTTCAATCTTTTGCCGGTTCCAATGCTCGACGGGGGCCATCTGTTATACTATTTGGTGGAAGCTGTGAGAGGGCGTCCGCTCAGCATGAAGGTGCAAGAAATAGGCTTCCGCATAGGATTTGCCCTTGTCTTGAGCCTCATGGTGTTCACGCTGTTTAACGATACGATTTTTGCGCACTTCGGAATCTTTAGGTAAGCTTCGGTTAACCTTGGTTTGCAAGGTGTTGCAGGAATACAAGGGCACCAAGCTTTTGCTAACCGCGTACAGGCTTACGGCTTGTCGTTGGTTAAAAAGGCGGTAAAACGGTGCAATGGAGTTAGCCTTGGGAAGCGCTGTGCATGGCGATTCCTCTGGCCTGGTCGCAGAAGGCAATAATAATATGATCCATACCACCAAGCTTATGCGCGGCGCTTTCCTAGCGCTGGCGATTCTGGGTGCAGCGCCGCTCGCCGGACCCAGCATCCCGCTACTTGGCGCTGTGGCAGCCCAGGCGCAGGAACAGTTGGTTGGCTCCGTGCTGTTTGAGGGCAATCGTCGCTTCTCGGACTCCCAGCTTCTTGCCATGGTCGATATGTCGGCCTCCGGAATTTTCAGCCAGCAGCGTCTTGCCTCGGATGTTGAAAGCATCCGCCAGGCCTATGACCGCGATGGCTTCCTGTCCGTTACTGTCGCTGCTCGCACCGAGGCAACTGCCGACGGTCGCGTTCGGGTGATTTTTGTCGTCAATGAAGGTGATCGCGCGGGCATCGCAGCGATCAACTTCACCGGCAACAACGCTTTCAACTCTGGCACGCTGAAGAGCTCGCTGCTGACCAAGGAAACTGGTCTGCTCAGCTGGCTGTTCAAGGATGATAGCTATGATGACCGCAAGCTCGCTGTCGATCGCGAACGCGTCCGTCTCTATTATGCCAATCGCGGCTTCCCTGATGCGCAGGTGACTTCGGTCGGTGAGTATGATGCATCGCGCAATGCGTACTTCATCAACTTCACGATCAATGAAGGTCAGAAGTACCAGTTCTCCAATGTCGGCATCGAAACCAGCATTGCAGGCCTGAACACCGACGCGCTGCGTGGTTCGGTCAAGACCGACAAGGGTCGTACCTATTCGGCTAGCGATCTGCAGAAGTCGATCGAAGACATTGCCTACGAAGCTACGACCCAGGGTTTCTCCTTTGTCGACGTTCGTGCTCGTCTCGACCGTGATGTTGCAACTGGCACGTTCAAGGTGACCTACCTGGTCGATGAGGGCGCGCGCATCTATGTCGAGCGCATCAACATCACCGGCAACACCAAGACCCGCGACTTCGTTATCCGTCGCGAACTCGAGTTCGGCGAAGGCGATGCCTTCAACCGCGCTTTGGTTGTCCGTGGTCGCCAGAATATCGATCGTCTCGGCTACTTCTCTGCTGTTGATGTGACCACTGCACCCGGCTCGTCTGCCGACAAGGTGATCCTCAACATCAATGTTACCGAAACGACGACTGGTGAGTATGGCGCAACTGCTGGCTACTCGACCGTTGATGGTGTGCTGGGCGAAATCTCGCTGACTGAGCGAAACTTCCTTGGTCGTGGTCAGTTCCTGCGCGCTGCCATCGGTGCATCGCAGTCGGGCCGTACTTTCGACTTCTCCTTCACCGAGCCTCGCTTCATGGGTCTCAAGGTGTCTGCTGGCGTCGACGCATATCACCGCATCAACGACGAAACGACGTCGAGCGTCTATGGTACAGAAGCTACTGGCGGTCAGCTGCGCCTTGGCATCCCACTGACCAGCACGTTCTCAACTACGTTGTTTGCAGGTATCGAGCGCAAGGTCATCAAGGACGGCGATCCCAAGGATCCTAAAAACCTCCCCGATTCGACTCTTGTTCGTAATGGCGAGGAGTTCTACAAAGCATTCGGCGGTTATACGCTGACTTGGAATGGCCTCGACGATACTAAGAAGCCGACTGAAGGCCTGTTCGCAACCTTTACGCAGACGTATATCGGCTGGGATCATAACCTGCTGAAGACCGAAGCTCGTGCCCGCTACTTCATGCCTCTGATCCAGGATAGCGGTATTGTTGCTAGCGTTCGCGCGCAGGCTGGCGTCGTCAATGACTTCAGTGGTAACGGCGTCAATGTCGTGGAAGCCTTCTCGCCTGGTTCGCAGTTGGTTCGAGGTTTCGAAGGTCGTGGTTATGGTCCTCGTCTCGCCAATGGTCAGTACCTCGGTGCGGTTGCCTATGCTGGTGTGTCGGCTGAAATCCAGTTCCCGATCCCAGCGGTTCCAGAAAGCTATGGCCTGTCGGCTGCGATCTGGGCTGACGCTGGTTGGGTTGATGGTGCCAACTTGCCGAGCATCGTCAATCCGAATGGCGCTCCTCCTAATGCCGTCAAGGGAACCAGTAACGATGAGCCATGGCGTACTTCGATCGGCGCTTCGCTGATCTGGGACAGTCCGTTCGGTCCTCTGCGTGGCGACTTCGCTCACGTGCTGAATAAGTCGACCGACGACCGTACGCAGGTCTTCCAGCTGACGATGTCGACTCTGTTCTAGGCCAACCTGGCGTAACACAGTATTTTGAGCCGCGGGGCGGTAGCGCCGCGGCTCAATTCTTTTAAGTGACATATATGGTCGACACCCGTTTTCATCGTTTTGCCGGCCCCTCCACGATTGGTGCTATCCTGACTGCGCTCAAGCGCGCCGAGCTGGTGGCAAGTCTCTCAAATACAGAGCTGGAGGTGACTGGGGTCACCGAACTCAATCTCGCAAGTGGCGGGGATCTGGCGCTCGCTGCGCACAGCAATTACACCGAAGAACTGCGCGCCACCTCGGCCGGTGCTGTTCTGGTCATTCCATCGCTCGTTGCCGAAGTGCCAGCCCACAGCATGGCTATCGTTGTCGACAAGCCGCATCACCTGTTTGCCGAAATTCTCGACCACCTCTATCCCGCCGATACGCGCAGCAATATAGTGTCGGGCCGTGATGATCTGGGGGAGCCCATTTTTGAGCGCGACGTCGTGATCGGCGCCAATGTGGTGATCGGGCAGGGTGTTGAGATTGGCCGTGGTACGGTGATCGGCGCGAATACGGTGATCGGTGCAGGCGTGACCATTGGTCGAAACTGCACCATAGCGCCCAACTGCACCATTGACTGTGCCCATATCGGCAATGACGTGGTGATCCATTCCGGCGTACGTGTCGGCACGGAAGGTTTCGGCTGGCTCGATTTCGGGCAGACAAACCGCAAGGTGCCTCAACTCGGCCGGGTGCTGATTCAGGATCGCGTCGAGATTGGCGCCAATAGCACGATCGACCGTGGCGCGCTTGGCGACACCATGATCGGCGAGGGCACCAAGATCGATAACCTCGTTCAGATCGGTCATAATTGCCGTCTCGGGCGCAACTGCCTGGTGGCTGCCATGACCGGTCTGTCCGGTTCCACTATTCTCGGCGACGGTGTGTTGTTGGGCGGCGGTGTCGGCACATCAGGGCATTTGAGCATTGGCTCTGGTTCGGTCGTGCACGGACGCGCTGCCGTCACCAAAGACTGGCCTGCCGGCAGCAAGCTTGCCGGTGCGCCAGCACAGGATATAAGAGATTTTTGGCGAGAGATCGCCGCCATGCGGAAACTATCCAAGGGGGATAAGCGGGGATGAACGACAGCGCACCAGCGACCACAGAGCTCGGAGCAATGAATATTGCCGAGATCCTGATCAGCTTGCCGCACCGCTATCCGTTCCTGATGATCGACAAGATCATCAAGATCGACCGGGACGAAACAGCTATCGGCATCAAGAACGTCACGTTCAACGAGCCGATTTTCCAGGGCCATTTTCCTGAAAATCCGATCTTCCCGGGTGTTTTGATCATCGAAGGCATGGCCCAAACGGCTGGTGCCATCGTCATCAAGCACGACTCGGGCGGCGGCAAGAAGAACATCGTCTTGATGCTGGGCGTCGATAAGGCTAAGTTCCGCAAGCCTGCGGGTCCTGGCGATACCATCGAGTTCCACATCGCCAAGATCCAGCGCCGCCGCAATGTCGGCCGCTACGAGGCCAAGGCAATGGTCGATGGCGTGATCATTGCGGAAGCAGAAATCACCGCGATGATCATCGAGGCGAATTCGTGAGCCAACCCAGCGTTCATCCGACAGCGATTGTCAGCGCCGGTGCCGGCCTGGGCAGTGGCGTCAAGATCGGGCCCTATTGCATCGTCAGCGAAAAAGTCGTGCTGCACGATAATGTCGAGCTGATTTCCCATGTCAGTATCGATGGCAATACCGAGATCGGTGCGGGAACGCAGATCTACCCATTTGCCGCCATCGGCCACAAGCCACAGGATCTGAAGTACCACGGCGAGGATTCTCGCCTGGTGATCGGCGAACGTTGCGTCATCCGCGAGTCGGTGACGATCAATCCCGGTACCGAAGGCGGCGGGATGCTGACCAAGATCGGCAATGACTGCCTGATAATGGCCGGCGCGCATGTGGCCCACGACGCGATCATCGGCAACAATGT from Devosia sp. 2618 carries:
- a CDS encoding phosphatidate cytidylyltransferase: MSIGPISTRQASSGCSRPSRCVTDALAVSGRVNLSNPGDPAPESPANRRRTWSDLGPRFISAMVLIALTATTLYIGGYVFAVVVGVVFALAYREWETMVSRAPLTPAGMVLIALVAVSGAIYPAFGPLGTIAVIAVACVVAIFMRGEGVLWRVLGLIIYGAIIIAVIAMRGDTITGVWAGVYLGTVVWMTDSAAFFAGRQIGGEKLAPDISPSKTWSGALGGLALGTGAGLVVWIVATDSPWWIGLVLSATISVLGQLGDLSESAIKRHFRIKDSGDIIPGHGGLMDRLDSLTFGVLLVLLVGALHAGYGSVAEGLLYW
- the rseP gene encoding RIP metalloprotease RseP, which encodes MLEFIYWLLSYVIPFLAVLTVIVFVHEMGHYLVARWNGIAIQTFSVGFGPEIFGWNDRHGTRWRVSAVPLGGYVRFVGDMNPSGGVDDEVVANADPQLAPRLFVNKNVWQRIAVVIAGPLANVILTFLILYALLLGYGRYTIPPVIGDVIVGSVAEAAGLEPGDVIRSVDGYAVRGFEDFQRLVATSPARPVTIQLDRGSTAETIVVVPEVTEIEDRFGNMQRIGRIGVSRSTEPSDVTLYKPGPIEAIGMTGEEIRFIIQRTAAFIGDFFVGRGDIEQLGGPVKVAKVSGEVATLGIIALINLTALLSLNIGIFNLLPVPMLDGGHLLYYLVEAVRGRPLSMKVQEIGFRIGFALVLSLMVFTLFNDTIFAHFGIFR
- the tsf gene encoding translation elongation factor Ts, whose protein sequence is MVEITASLVKQLRDATGVGMMDCKKALAETNGDMEAAVDWLRTRGLAKAAKKADRVAAEGLVGVITAGTKAAVVEVNSETDFVARNEQFQGIVSNIAKLGLDAEGDVVKLGEMPFPGSGHSVSAELTEAISKIGENMNLRRTETVSVSDGVVESYVHNAVKPGLGKIGILVALESTGDKAALSALGKQLAMHIAAAQPQAIAPEELDQDVVARERAIILEQVKESGKSAEIAEKMVEGRMRKYFEEVTLLSQVFVVDGETKVADVLKNAEKDVGAPIKLTKFVRYALGEGIEKVETDFAAEVAATSGVK
- the frr gene encoding ribosome recycling factor, encoding MAGYDLTDLKNRMQKSIASLREELAGLRTGRASASLLEPVTVEAYGSRMPLNQVATVTVPEPRMLSVQVWDRQMANAVEKAIRDSGLGLNPMGEGQIIRVPLPELNEQRRKELAKVAHNYAEAARVAVRHIRRDGMDALKKAEKDGDQSQDDARVQSDLVQKATDAAVAEIDQVVASKEAEIMQV
- the pyrH gene encoding UMP kinase, translated to MPMAPAYKRILLKVSGEALAGDNSFGIEPAFLQGIAKQIADTANTGVQIAIVVGGGNIFRGMAGAAEGTDRVTADLMGMLGTMINALALSNAISRQGAKCKPYSAASMPSVADTFTARDAKLALEEGYVVVLGGGTGNPFFTTDTASTLRAIELECDVVLKGTKVDGVYSEDPMKNPNATRYDHVSYDEVIGKNLRVMDTAAFALARDNSMPIIVYALDDAAGLAGVLAGTSRYTRVGEPI
- the bamA gene encoding outer membrane protein assembly factor BamA yields the protein MIHTTKLMRGAFLALAILGAAPLAGPSIPLLGAVAAQAQEQLVGSVLFEGNRRFSDSQLLAMVDMSASGIFSQQRLASDVESIRQAYDRDGFLSVTVAARTEATADGRVRVIFVVNEGDRAGIAAINFTGNNAFNSGTLKSSLLTKETGLLSWLFKDDSYDDRKLAVDRERVRLYYANRGFPDAQVTSVGEYDASRNAYFINFTINEGQKYQFSNVGIETSIAGLNTDALRGSVKTDKGRTYSASDLQKSIEDIAYEATTQGFSFVDVRARLDRDVATGTFKVTYLVDEGARIYVERINITGNTKTRDFVIRRELEFGEGDAFNRALVVRGRQNIDRLGYFSAVDVTTAPGSSADKVILNINVTETTTGEYGATAGYSTVDGVLGEISLTERNFLGRGQFLRAAIGASQSGRTFDFSFTEPRFMGLKVSAGVDAYHRINDETTSSVYGTEATGGQLRLGIPLTSTFSTTLFAGIERKVIKDGDPKDPKNLPDSTLVRNGEEFYKAFGGYTLTWNGLDDTKKPTEGLFATFTQTYIGWDHNLLKTEARARYFMPLIQDSGIVASVRAQAGVVNDFSGNGVNVVEAFSPGSQLVRGFEGRGYGPRLANGQYLGAVAYAGVSAEIQFPIPAVPESYGLSAAIWADAGWVDGANLPSIVNPNGAPPNAVKGTSNDEPWRTSIGASLIWDSPFGPLRGDFAHVLNKSTDDRTQVFQLTMSTLF
- the fabZ gene encoding 3-hydroxyacyl-ACP dehydratase FabZ, whose protein sequence is MNDSAPATTELGAMNIAEILISLPHRYPFLMIDKIIKIDRDETAIGIKNVTFNEPIFQGHFPENPIFPGVLIIEGMAQTAGAIVIKHDSGGGKKNIVLMLGVDKAKFRKPAGPGDTIEFHIAKIQRRRNVGRYEAKAMVDGVIIAEAEITAMIIEANS
- the lpxD gene encoding UDP-3-O-(3-hydroxymyristoyl)glucosamine N-acyltransferase — encoded protein: MVDTRFHRFAGPSTIGAILTALKRAELVASLSNTELEVTGVTELNLASGGDLALAAHSNYTEELRATSAGAVLVIPSLVAEVPAHSMAIVVDKPHHLFAEILDHLYPADTRSNIVSGRDDLGEPIFERDVVIGANVVIGQGVEIGRGTVIGANTVIGAGVTIGRNCTIAPNCTIDCAHIGNDVVIHSGVRVGTEGFGWLDFGQTNRKVPQLGRVLIQDRVEIGANSTIDRGALGDTMIGEGTKIDNLVQIGHNCRLGRNCLVAAMTGLSGSTILGDGVLLGGGVGTSGHLSIGSGSVVHGRAAVTKDWPAGSKLAGAPAQDIRDFWREIAAMRKLSKGDKRG
- a CDS encoding isoprenyl transferase, translated to MSIDPAIIADVSQRPRLRIPTHLGVIMDGNGRWAKARGKRRTEGHIEGVKSLRNLVELCINYGVAHLTVFSFSSENWTRPKDEISFIFNLLRRFVASDLQRLIRNNVRVRIIGSREGLEASLVRLIDDVEAKTAKNTGLVLIVAFNYGGKAEIADATRKIAREVAAGRLSPDSITEDTIASALYTAGLPDPDLIIRTSGEQRISNFLLWQAAYAEFIFVDEYWPDFDEASFVRVLETFSMRDRRFGGIGAS
- the rpsB gene encoding 30S ribosomal protein S2 translates to MALPDFSMRQLLEAGVHFGHQKHRWNPKMERYIFGVRNDIHILDLSQTVPALSRALQLISDTVADGGRVLFVGTKRQAAPLVAEAAKQSAQYFVNSRWLGGTLTNWQTISNSISRLRELESMSEDDLALRTKKERLMMSREQERLERDLGGIKDMGNLPSLLFVIDTNKEANAIKEARRLGIPVIAIVDTNCDPDTVDYAIPGNDDASRALELYVSLVSKAAIDGIGRSSSALGTDLGASDRAPAEDLPAEEAPAAN